In Chloroflexota bacterium, the following proteins share a genomic window:
- the ilvN gene encoding acetolactate synthase small subunit produces the protein MFAMKHTLVALLRDQPGVLNRSVSLFRRRGFNIESLTVGHTETPGISRMTLVVDGDTTSVEQVIKQLYKLIDVLKVSDVSQDPNVTRDLLLVKVYAPPAKRSELMQLADIFGAKIVDVVPDAMMIELSGSPEQLDRFVDLIRPFGIRELVRTGCVAMTRGASTVSGPYQNQEFRAA, from the coding sequence ATTTTTGCAATGAAACATACCTTAGTTGCTTTATTACGTGACCAACCTGGGGTGCTGAACCGCTCAGTGAGCCTGTTTCGCCGCCGTGGTTTCAATATCGAAAGCTTGACCGTTGGCCATACCGAAACGCCTGGTATCTCGCGCATGACCTTGGTGGTCGATGGCGATACCACCAGCGTCGAACAAGTGATCAAACAACTCTATAAATTAATCGATGTGCTGAAGGTCAGCGATGTTAGCCAAGACCCGAATGTCACCCGTGATTTGCTGTTGGTCAAGGTGTATGCACCGCCAGCCAAGCGCAGCGAATTGATGCAATTGGCCGATATTTTCGGAGCCAAAATTGTCGATGTTGTGCCCGATGCCATGATGATCGAACTTAGTGGCAGCCCCGAACAACTCGACCGCTTTGTTGACCTGATTCGCCCGTTTGGCATTCGTGAGCTGGTTCGCACGGGCTGCGTAGCGATGACCCGGGGCGCATCGACGGTCAGCGGGCCATATCAAAACCAAGAATTTCGCGCCGCTTAA
- the ilvC gene encoding ketol-acid reductoisomerase, translated as MAKLYYDNDADLGRLAGKTVAIIGYGSQGHAHALNLKDSGVQVVVGLHEGSKSKAKAEAAGLQVLSVGEATKAADVVMVLVPDTTQAQLYSDEIAPNLKPTATLMFAHGFNIRYGQIVPPAGVDVSLIAPKSPGHRVREVFEHGGGVPGLVAVYQDASGEALQNALAYGKGIGCARAGVLETTFAEETETDLFGEQAILCGGVSALVKAGFETLVEAGYQPEVAYFECMHELKLIVDLFYQGGLSYMRYSVSDTAEWGDYIAGPRVVTSETKAAMKLLLEEIQNGAFAEDWIEENHTGRARFNKYRSTDVGHQIEHVGRELRSMMPFVNPKEINPGS; from the coding sequence ATGGCAAAGCTTTATTACGATAACGATGCAGATCTTGGACGCTTGGCTGGCAAAACTGTGGCGATCATCGGTTATGGCTCACAAGGCCACGCCCACGCCTTAAACTTGAAGGATAGCGGCGTGCAGGTGGTGGTTGGTTTGCACGAAGGTAGCAAATCAAAGGCCAAAGCCGAAGCTGCGGGCTTGCAAGTGTTGAGCGTTGGCGAGGCCACCAAGGCTGCCGATGTTGTCATGGTGTTGGTGCCAGATACCACCCAAGCCCAACTCTACAGCGATGAAATTGCCCCGAACTTAAAGCCCACTGCAACCTTGATGTTTGCCCACGGCTTCAATATTCGCTATGGTCAAATCGTGCCACCTGCTGGCGTTGACGTTTCGTTGATCGCGCCAAAATCACCTGGACATCGCGTCCGTGAAGTATTCGAGCATGGCGGCGGCGTACCAGGTTTGGTCGCAGTGTATCAAGATGCCAGCGGCGAAGCCTTGCAAAATGCTTTGGCCTATGGCAAAGGCATCGGTTGTGCTCGCGCTGGTGTGCTCGAAACCACCTTTGCCGAAGAAACCGAAACCGACTTGTTTGGCGAACAAGCGATTTTGTGTGGCGGGGTTTCGGCCTTGGTCAAAGCAGGCTTTGAAACTTTGGTCGAAGCTGGCTATCAACCAGAAGTTGCCTACTTTGAATGTATGCACGAACTCAAGTTGATCGTCGATTTGTTCTACCAAGGCGGCTTGAGCTATATGCGCTACTCGGTCAGCGATACCGCCGAATGGGGCGATTACATTGCTGGGCCACGAGTCGTGACCAGCGAAACCAAAGCTGCCATGAAACTGTTGTTGGAAGAGATTCAAAATGGCGCATTCGCCGAAGATTGGATCGAAGAAAACCACACTGGCCGCGCTCGTTTCAACAAATATCGTTCAACCGATGTTGGCCACCAAATCGAGCATGTTGGCCGCGAATTGCGCTCAATGATGCCTTTCGTCAATCCAAAAGAAATTAACCCAGGCAGTTAA
- a CDS encoding 2-isopropylmalate synthase has product MTSDYVRIFDTTLRDGEQSPGCTMHLHEKLEVAKQLARMGVDIIEAGFPAASPGDWEAVNQIAKSVGTADGPVICGLARAVKSDIEACATAIAPAAKKRIHTFLSSSDIHIEYQLRSTREEVLTKTREMVRLASSLCDDVEFSPMDATRSDIEFMYQMLAIAIEEGATTLNIPDTVGYSTPEEYAALLRGIIENVPGAADVIISTHCHDDLGLAVANSLAGVRAGARQIECTINGIGERAGNASLEEVVMALETRKQFYGLSTNIDTTQLTPSSRLLSACTNTQVPPNKAIVGANAFAHESGIHQDGVLKHRMTYEIMSAESVGQDGNALVLGKHSGRHAFRHRVQELGYSFDEATINHLFARFKDVADRKKYVDDRDVEALISDEAGRPSPVYELEHVQFASGVNAIPTATVRMRGPNGEVKIESAQGTGPVDAVYSAINKVVLTPVTLLEFAVNAITEGIDAVGEVSVKVVEGKHKHVRGVLTDKATDAKVWRGNGVNVDIIVAAAEAYVSALNKLLKARQERLKQETTARMEVASAAPGVDLFGGSTLGRYE; this is encoded by the coding sequence ATGACCAGCGATTATGTACGCATTTTCGATACAACCCTGCGCGACGGTGAGCAATCACCAGGCTGTACCATGCATCTGCACGAAAAATTGGAAGTTGCCAAGCAATTGGCACGAATGGGCGTGGATATTATCGAAGCAGGCTTTCCGGCAGCCTCACCTGGCGATTGGGAAGCAGTTAACCAAATTGCCAAGAGCGTTGGCACTGCTGATGGCCCAGTTATCTGTGGTTTGGCTCGCGCCGTCAAAAGCGATATCGAAGCCTGTGCCACGGCGATTGCCCCAGCCGCCAAAAAGCGTATTCATACCTTCCTTTCAAGCTCAGATATTCATATCGAGTATCAATTGCGCTCGACTCGCGAGGAAGTGCTGACGAAAACCCGTGAGATGGTGCGCTTGGCTAGCTCGCTTTGCGACGATGTTGAATTCTCGCCGATGGATGCGACCCGTTCCGACATCGAATTTATGTATCAGATGCTGGCGATAGCGATTGAAGAAGGCGCAACAACCTTGAATATTCCTGATACCGTGGGCTATTCCACGCCTGAGGAATATGCAGCGTTGCTTCGGGGGATTATCGAAAACGTACCTGGCGCTGCCGATGTGATTATCTCGACCCATTGCCACGACGATTTGGGCTTGGCGGTGGCGAATTCGTTGGCTGGCGTTCGAGCTGGCGCACGCCAAATTGAATGCACAATCAATGGCATTGGCGAGCGAGCTGGCAATGCTTCGTTGGAAGAAGTGGTGATGGCTTTGGAAACGCGCAAGCAATTTTATGGCCTGAGCACCAATATCGACACAACCCAACTAACGCCTAGCTCACGCTTGTTGAGTGCCTGCACCAACACCCAAGTGCCACCCAACAAGGCAATTGTTGGCGCGAATGCCTTCGCTCACGAATCGGGCATTCACCAAGATGGGGTGTTGAAGCACCGCATGACCTACGAAATTATGAGCGCTGAATCGGTTGGCCAAGATGGCAATGCCTTGGTTTTGGGCAAGCACTCAGGCCGTCATGCCTTCCGTCATCGGGTCCAAGAGCTAGGCTATAGCTTCGATGAAGCCACGATCAACCACTTGTTCGCCCGCTTCAAAGATGTGGCTGATCGCAAGAAATATGTTGATGATCGCGATGTTGAAGCGTTAATCAGCGATGAAGCAGGCCGCCCAAGCCCAGTTTATGAATTGGAGCATGTGCAATTTGCCTCAGGCGTGAACGCCATCCCAACTGCGACCGTGCGCATGCGCGGCCCCAACGGCGAAGTCAAAATCGAATCGGCCCAAGGCACAGGCCCAGTCGATGCAGTCTATTCGGCGATCAACAAGGTTGTGCTAACTCCGGTTACCTTGCTCGAATTTGCGGTCAACGCAATCACCGAAGGCATCGATGCGGTTGGCGAAGTTAGTGTGAAAGTCGTCGAAGGCAAGCACAAACATGTACGTGGCGTGCTTACCGATAAAGCAACTGATGCTAAAGTTTGGCGTGGCAATGGCGTTAATGTTGATATCATCGTTGCTGCCGCCGAAGCCTATGTTAGTGCCTTGAACAAATTGCTAAAAGCTCGCCAAGAACGGCTTAAGCAAGAAACCACTGCCCGCATGGAAGTTGCTAGCGCAGCTCCAGGCGTGGATTTATTCGGTGGCTCGACGCTCGGTCGCTATGAATAA
- the pheA gene encoding prephenate dehydratase codes for MKIAYLGPAGTFSEKAALEAGDQQSTYLPMASMPAVITAVETRAVDLGILPIENSLEGAVSITLDVLIHETRLRICREIVIPIRHMLVAKPDVQLDTVEVLYTHQQPLAQSRRFIERCLPNVPTVAALSTAAALVEALADERRAAALTTLHAAERAQANILAYDVQDNNNNRTRFVVLAPEDAAPTGDDKTSLMFTAKINRAGALYEALAIFAQAGINLSKIESRPAKAELGDYVFLVDIDGHRHEPAVAEALQKLAQIAGTVKIFGSYPKFRT; via the coding sequence ATGAAAATTGCTTATCTCGGCCCGGCTGGTACATTCAGCGAAAAAGCAGCGTTGGAAGCGGGCGACCAACAATCCACCTATTTGCCAATGGCAAGTATGCCCGCTGTGATTACGGCTGTTGAAACTCGTGCGGTTGATTTGGGCATTTTGCCAATTGAAAACTCGCTCGAAGGGGCAGTCAGCATCACGCTTGATGTGCTGATTCACGAAACTCGCCTGCGGATTTGTCGCGAAATCGTGATTCCGATTCGGCATATGTTGGTGGCCAAGCCCGATGTGCAACTCGATACAGTCGAAGTGCTTTACACCCATCAACAACCGCTAGCGCAATCGCGCCGTTTTATCGAACGCTGCTTGCCGAATGTGCCAACCGTGGCCGCGTTAAGCACTGCTGCTGCATTGGTCGAAGCGCTCGCCGATGAGCGCCGCGCCGCCGCATTGACCACCTTGCATGCTGCCGAACGCGCCCAAGCCAATATCTTGGCCTACGATGTTCAGGATAACAACAATAATCGCACGCGCTTTGTGGTGTTGGCTCCTGAGGATGCCGCACCAACGGGCGACGACAAGACTTCGCTGATGTTCACTGCCAAAATCAATCGCGCAGGAGCGTTGTACGAAGCCTTGGCAATTTTTGCCCAAGCTGGCATCAATTTAAGCAAAATTGAATCACGGCCAGCCAAAGCCGAGCTTGGCGATTATGTCTTTCTGGTTGATATCGATGGCCATCGCCATGAGCCAGCCGTTGCCGAAGCCCTACAAAAGCTGGCACAGATCGCTGGCACAGTCAAGATTTTTGGTAGCTATCCAAAGTTTAGAACATAG
- a CDS encoding four helix bundle protein — protein sequence MRETYSYRNLIMWNKAQELVMDVIQLISNVPNSWSNAVIVRQIVSSATSISANIAEGHGRFSLGAHKNHLSIARGSAAETDNWANTLFRFGYIDDDAEKRIQQRCNEIIAMLSSKMRKLEQSQQTLHESVAVYQIDVQFNLFDADDYIS from the coding sequence ATGCGGGAAACATATTCATATCGCAATTTGATTATGTGGAATAAAGCTCAAGAATTGGTTATGGATGTGATTCAACTGATCAGCAATGTACCAAATTCATGGAGTAATGCAGTAATCGTGCGCCAAATTGTTAGTTCTGCTACGTCGATTAGCGCCAATATTGCCGAAGGTCATGGCCGGTTTAGTCTCGGAGCACACAAAAATCATCTTTCGATTGCCCGTGGCTCTGCTGCGGAAACCGATAATTGGGCGAATACCCTATTTCGGTTTGGCTACATTGACGATGATGCAGAAAAGCGCATTCAACAACGTTGTAATGAAATTATTGCAATGTTATCAAGCAAGATGCGCAAACTTGAACAATCCCAACAAACCTTGCACGAATCAGTAGCAGTATATCAAATTGATGTCCAATTCAATCTCTTTGATGCTGATGATTACATTAGTTGA
- the cimA gene encoding citramalate synthase has translation MQIFLYDTTLRDGTQREGLSLSLADKLKIARELDRFGMHYIEGGWPGSNPKDAAFFAEAAKMEWKHAKIAAFGSTRRANSKPETDANLKALLDANTPVVTLVGKSWTLHVTEVLETTLEENLAMIRDSVALMKAHGKEVIYDAEHFFDGYRADNDYALATIKAAAEAGADWIVLCDTNGGSLPDWISAVVQRVKGKINTQLGIHTHNDSELAVANSLAAIVGGCRQVQGTINGYGERCGNANLISIIPNLQLKMGMFCVLPDQLQRLTELSRTVSEIANLNPDEHAAYVGNSAFAHKGGIHVAAVAKVEHSYQHIEPVQVGNRKRVVISELSGRGNIKMRAEELGVESTGLERGVLERVKLLESKGFQFEAAEGSFELLVRRAAADYEAPFKLLDVVTIVEQRRGVEMQAEATVKLQIGDEIYHTAASGNGPVNALDQAMRKALLSRYPELAEVHLVDYKVRILDSESATGATTRVLIEAAMGDERWTTVGCSENIIEASWQALVDSLELPLVRARSNQPVLLKHAATVAA, from the coding sequence ATGCAAATATTTTTATATGATACAACACTGCGGGACGGCACTCAACGCGAAGGGCTTTCGTTATCTTTAGCTGATAAATTGAAAATCGCTCGCGAACTTGATCGCTTTGGCATGCACTATATCGAGGGTGGTTGGCCTGGCTCGAACCCCAAGGATGCAGCATTTTTTGCCGAAGCTGCCAAAATGGAATGGAAGCACGCCAAAATTGCCGCTTTTGGTTCAACCCGTCGTGCCAACAGTAAACCTGAAACCGATGCCAATCTCAAGGCCTTGCTTGATGCCAACACGCCTGTGGTAACCTTGGTTGGCAAATCGTGGACATTGCACGTGACTGAGGTGCTGGAAACGACGCTCGAAGAAAATTTGGCCATGATTCGCGATAGCGTGGCATTGATGAAAGCCCACGGCAAAGAAGTGATTTACGACGCTGAACACTTTTTTGATGGCTACCGCGCTGATAACGATTATGCCCTAGCCACAATCAAGGCTGCCGCCGAAGCTGGCGCAGATTGGATTGTGCTATGCGATACTAACGGCGGTTCATTGCCCGATTGGATTAGCGCCGTGGTGCAGCGGGTCAAGGGTAAAATCAACACTCAACTGGGCATTCATACCCACAACGATAGCGAATTAGCAGTAGCCAATTCCTTGGCCGCAATTGTTGGTGGTTGCCGCCAAGTTCAAGGCACGATCAACGGCTATGGCGAGCGCTGCGGTAACGCCAACTTAATCTCGATCATTCCCAATTTGCAACTGAAAATGGGCATGTTCTGTGTGCTTCCTGATCAACTGCAACGTTTAACCGAGCTTTCGCGCACCGTCAGCGAAATTGCCAATTTGAACCCCGACGAGCATGCCGCCTATGTTGGCAATAGCGCTTTTGCCCATAAAGGCGGGATACACGTCGCGGCTGTGGCGAAAGTTGAGCATTCCTACCAGCATATTGAGCCAGTTCAAGTGGGCAATCGCAAACGGGTGGTAATCAGCGAGCTTTCAGGCCGTGGTAACATCAAAATGCGAGCCGAAGAATTGGGCGTGGAAAGCACAGGCCTCGAACGCGGCGTGCTCGAACGCGTTAAATTGCTCGAAAGCAAAGGTTTTCAGTTTGAAGCAGCCGAAGGTTCATTTGAACTTTTGGTGCGCCGCGCCGCTGCCGATTACGAAGCGCCTTTCAAATTGCTCGATGTTGTCACAATTGTTGAGCAACGGCGTGGGGTTGAGATGCAGGCCGAGGCGACAGTTAAGCTGCAAATTGGCGATGAAATTTATCATACAGCGGCTTCAGGCAATGGCCCCGTTAACGCACTCGACCAAGCCATGCGCAAAGCCTTGCTCTCACGCTACCCCGAATTGGCCGAAGTCCATTTGGTCGATTACAAAGTGCGGATTCTCGATTCGGAATCGGCGACCGGAGCAACTACACGAGTGTTGATCGAAGCAGCTATGGGCGACGAACGTTGGACAACCGTCGGCTGCTCCGAAAATATTATCGAAGCCAGTTGGCAAGCCTTGGTTGATTCGCTGGAATTGCCCTTGGTTCGTGCTCGCAGCAACCAGCCAGTGCTACTCAAACACGCCGCAACTGTGGCCGCCTAA
- a CDS encoding branched-chain amino acid transaminase: MSIKPTKFIWMNGELVEWEKATVHVMSHALHYGSSVFEGIRAYNTPNGPAFFRLQPHLRRLYDSAKIYRMPIPFDQAQLADACHAAVRENGLDSAYLRPLAWRGYGVLGVNPLAAPVDVMIAALEWGAYLGPEALELGVDVCVSSWNRTAPNTIPTMAKAGGNYLSSQLIVMEATLNGYAEGIALDVNGVLSEGSGENLFIIRDGVIYTTPVTAAILPGITRDSVLTLAKEHGYEVREQALPREILYLADEMFFTGTAAEVSPIRSVDGVQVGEGKRGPITTVLQEAFFGLFNGKTEDKWNWLEYLR; the protein is encoded by the coding sequence ATGTCAATCAAACCGACCAAATTTATTTGGATGAACGGCGAATTGGTGGAATGGGAGAAAGCCACGGTGCATGTGATGAGCCATGCCTTGCACTACGGTTCATCAGTGTTTGAAGGCATTCGCGCCTACAACACGCCCAACGGCCCAGCTTTTTTCCGTTTGCAGCCCCACCTGCGCCGTTTATACGATTCGGCCAAAATTTATCGCATGCCGATTCCTTTTGATCAAGCGCAATTGGCTGATGCCTGTCATGCGGCAGTTCGTGAAAATGGCTTAGACTCAGCTTATCTGCGACCCTTGGCTTGGCGTGGTTATGGTGTGCTAGGGGTCAACCCGCTGGCAGCGCCAGTCGATGTGATGATCGCTGCCTTGGAATGGGGAGCCTATCTTGGCCCCGAAGCCCTAGAATTGGGCGTTGATGTTTGCGTTTCGTCGTGGAATCGCACAGCACCGAATACTATTCCTACCATGGCCAAAGCTGGCGGCAACTATCTTTCATCACAATTGATCGTGATGGAAGCAACGCTCAATGGCTATGCTGAAGGCATCGCGCTTGATGTCAATGGTGTGTTGAGTGAAGGTAGCGGCGAAAATCTGTTCATCATTCGTGATGGCGTGATTTATACCACGCCGGTAACCGCCGCAATTTTGCCTGGCATTACCCGTGATAGCGTGCTGACCTTGGCCAAAGAACATGGTTATGAAGTGCGCGAACAAGCCTTACCACGCGAAATTCTGTATCTTGCCGATGAAATGTTCTTCACAGGCACAGCCGCCGAAGTTTCGCCAATTCGCTCAGTCGATGGCGTGCAAGTTGGCGAAGGCAAGCGCGGGCCAATCACCACCGTTCTACAAGAGGCCTTCTTTGGCTTGTTCAACGGCAAAACCGAAGATAAATGGAATTGGCTGGAGTATCTGCGATGA
- a CDS encoding GNAT family N-acetyltransferase produces MSIRYSTDVVISAEQFVAVLNASTLGERRPVDDLARMQTMLANADLVVTAWDGEKLVGVARTITDWCYAAYLSDLAVDQTYQKQGIGRQLIEATREKLGDQCSLVLLAAPAAADYYAKVGFEWIERGWQIKRTS; encoded by the coding sequence ATGAGCATTCGTTATAGCACCGACGTTGTGATTAGCGCCGAGCAATTCGTGGCGGTGCTGAATGCTTCAACTCTTGGCGAACGCCGCCCTGTTGATGATTTGGCTCGCATGCAAACCATGCTTGCTAACGCCGATTTGGTGGTGACAGCGTGGGATGGCGAAAAGCTCGTCGGGGTTGCTCGCACGATCACCGATTGGTGCTATGCCGCCTATCTTTCCGATTTGGCAGTTGACCAAACCTATCAAAAACAGGGCATTGGTCGTCAGTTAATTGAGGCTACGCGCGAAAAACTTGGCGATCAATGTTCCTTAGTCTTATTAGCAGCGCCCGCCGCCGCCGATTATTACGCCAAAGTCGGCTTTGAATGGATCGAACGTGGCTGGCAAATTAAACGGACAAGTTGA
- the leuC gene encoding 3-isopropylmalate dehydratase large subunit yields the protein MAKTLFEKIWDAHVVQAADAESPATLYIDLHLVHEVTSPQAFTMLRERGLTVRRPAQTLATMDHSTPTTPRGADGIIPVTDVIARKQLDQLIKNCSDFGIPLYNLGTENQGIVHVIGPEQGYTQPGMTIVCGDSHTSTHGAFGALAFGIGTSEVGHVLATQCLLQQKPQTAEIRIDGTLRPGVTAKDIILAIIAKIGVGGGTGYVLEYTGSAIRALSMEERMTICNMSIEGGARAGLIAPDETTFAWLKDRPHTPKGEAWDAAVEYWRTLPSDEGATYDLQVVLNADELAPMITYGTNPGMGIPVTGNVPAPSDLADDSQRMALDKALNYMGLQPNQPLIGQKVDVVFLGSCTNSRISDLRAAAKVIEGKKVADGLRMLVVPGSQQVKRQAEAEGLDQIFRAAGAEWREAGCSMCIAMNGDQLQPGQYAVSTSNRNFEGRQGKGGRTFLASPLTAAATAINGHIVDVREIL from the coding sequence ATGGCCAAGACATTATTTGAAAAAATCTGGGATGCCCATGTTGTTCAAGCTGCTGACGCTGAATCGCCAGCAACCTTATATATCGATTTGCACTTGGTGCACGAAGTTACCTCGCCGCAAGCCTTTACGATGTTACGTGAACGCGGCTTGACCGTGCGTCGCCCAGCCCAAACCCTTGCCACGATGGACCATAGCACCCCAACCACGCCACGCGGCGCTGATGGGATTATTCCAGTGACCGATGTGATCGCTCGCAAACAGCTTGATCAATTGATCAAAAATTGTAGCGATTTTGGCATACCATTGTACAACTTGGGCACTGAAAACCAAGGCATTGTACACGTAATTGGGCCAGAACAAGGCTACACCCAGCCTGGCATGACAATTGTGTGTGGCGATTCGCACACCAGCACCCACGGCGCATTTGGAGCCTTGGCCTTCGGCATTGGCACCAGCGAAGTTGGCCATGTGTTGGCAACTCAATGTTTGTTGCAGCAAAAACCCCAAACCGCCGAAATTCGCATCGATGGCACGCTACGCCCCGGCGTGACCGCCAAAGACATTATCTTGGCGATTATTGCCAAAATTGGCGTAGGCGGCGGCACGGGCTATGTGCTCGAATACACTGGCTCGGCGATTCGCGCCCTGTCGATGGAAGAACGCATGACCATTTGTAATATGTCGATCGAAGGTGGAGCACGGGCTGGCCTGATTGCGCCTGATGAAACAACCTTTGCGTGGCTGAAAGATCGGCCACATACGCCCAAGGGTGAAGCATGGGATGCTGCGGTCGAATATTGGCGCACGTTGCCCAGCGATGAAGGCGCAACCTACGATTTGCAAGTGGTCTTGAATGCCGACGAATTGGCTCCGATGATCACCTACGGCACAAACCCAGGCATGGGCATTCCGGTCACTGGCAATGTGCCAGCACCCAGCGATTTGGCTGATGATAGCCAACGTATGGCCTTGGATAAAGCCTTGAATTACATGGGCTTACAACCAAACCAACCGCTGATCGGCCAAAAAGTCGATGTAGTGTTCCTTGGCTCCTGCACCAACTCGCGGATTTCGGATTTGCGGGCGGCGGCCAAAGTGATTGAAGGCAAAAAAGTTGCCGACGGCCTGCGGATGTTGGTCGTGCCTGGCTCACAACAAGTCAAGCGCCAAGCCGAAGCTGAAGGCTTAGACCAAATTTTCCGCGCGGCAGGCGCTGAATGGCGTGAAGCTGGCTGCTCGATGTGTATTGCCATGAACGGCGATCAATTGCAACCTGGCCAATATGCGGTTAGCACCAGCAACCGCAACTTTGAAGGTCGCCAAGGCAAGGGCGGGCGCACCTTCCTCGCCAGCCCGCTGACCGCCGCCGCCACCGCGATCAACGGCCATATCGTCGATGTACGCGAAATCTTATAG
- the leuD gene encoding 3-isopropylmalate dehydratase small subunit, whose protein sequence is MQPINTFQAKAVALPIENIDTDQIIPARYLKVTDKNGLGEALFTDWRGEPDFVLNQPYAQDAGVLIAGHNFGCGSSREHAPWALQGFGFQAVISTYFADIFKGNALKNGLLPIVVDAPTLARLTEQCLANQTIDVSVDLENQQVHVAGETISFPIDAFSKHCLLHGVDQLGYIQAQETAIQAYETSHAARVNTVGV, encoded by the coding sequence ATGCAACCAATTAATACCTTTCAGGCCAAAGCAGTGGCCTTACCAATCGAAAATATCGACACCGACCAGATCATTCCTGCTCGCTACTTGAAAGTTACCGATAAAAATGGCTTGGGCGAAGCGCTGTTTACCGATTGGCGCGGCGAGCCAGATTTTGTGCTGAATCAACCATATGCCCAAGATGCTGGTGTGCTAATTGCAGGCCATAACTTTGGCTGTGGCTCCTCGCGTGAGCATGCGCCGTGGGCCTTGCAAGGCTTTGGCTTCCAAGCAGTGATCAGCACCTATTTTGCTGATATTTTCAAAGGCAATGCTTTGAAAAACGGCCTTTTGCCAATCGTGGTCGATGCGCCAACCTTGGCTCGTTTGACCGAGCAATGCCTCGCCAACCAAACCATCGATGTCAGCGTTGACCTTGAAAACCAACAAGTGCATGTGGCTGGCGAAACCATCAGTTTCCCAATTGATGCCTTCTCCAAACATTGCTTATTGCATGGAGTCGATCAATTAGGCTATATTCAAGCCCAAGAAACTGCAATCCAAGCCTATGAAACTAGCCATGCCGCCCGCGTCAATACGGTTGGAGTTTAA
- the leuB gene encoding 3-isopropylmalate dehydrogenase — MQATIALLPGDGIGPEVVAEGVEVLKAVGERYGHSFSFSEGLIGGCAIDAHGTALPEATIEICQAADAVLLGAVGGPKWDDPKAKVRPEQGLLGIRKTLGLYANLRPVTVTPALASRSPLRPDLVEGVDLLVVRELTGGIYFGDKTCVYIRPDEEQAVDTCVYTTSEIERVVRRACELARTRRGKVTSVDKANVLETSRLWRRVASRVVAEEFPDIQLEHILVDACAMHLLRRPADFDVIVTENMFGDILTDEASMLAGSLGLLPSASLGAGKAGLYEPIHGSAPDIAGKGVANPLATILSVALLLRYSLGLDAEAEAVEKAVYATIDAGILTGDLAPAGQGRSTKEVGAAVLERLG, encoded by the coding sequence ATGCAAGCAACAATTGCTTTATTACCAGGCGATGGCATCGGCCCCGAAGTTGTCGCTGAGGGAGTTGAGGTGCTCAAGGCTGTCGGTGAACGCTACGGCCATAGTTTTAGTTTCAGCGAAGGCTTAATCGGTGGTTGTGCGATCGATGCCCACGGTACAGCTTTGCCCGAAGCGACAATCGAAATTTGCCAAGCTGCCGATGCAGTGCTACTGGGCGCGGTTGGTGGCCCCAAGTGGGACGATCCCAAGGCCAAGGTTCGACCTGAACAAGGTTTGTTGGGCATTCGCAAAACCTTAGGCTTGTATGCCAATTTGCGGCCTGTGACGGTCACGCCAGCCTTGGCTAGCCGCTCACCCTTACGCCCCGATTTGGTCGAGGGGGTCGATTTGTTGGTGGTGCGCGAATTAACTGGCGGGATTTACTTCGGCGATAAAACCTGTGTCTACATTCGCCCCGACGAAGAACAAGCCGTCGATACCTGTGTCTACACAACCAGCGAAATCGAGCGCGTGGTGCGGCGGGCTTGTGAATTGGCGCGGACTCGCCGTGGCAAAGTTACCTCGGTTGATAAAGCTAATGTCTTGGAAACCTCACGCTTATGGCGGCGCGTTGCCAGTCGGGTAGTTGCCGAAGAATTCCCTGATATTCAGCTTGAACATATTTTGGTCGATGCCTGTGCGATGCACTTGTTGCGCCGCCCTGCCGACTTCGATGTGATTGTGACTGAAAATATGTTTGGCGATATTTTGACCGACGAAGCGTCAATGCTGGCTGGCTCGTTGGGCTTGTTGCCATCGGCCTCGCTTGGCGCGGGCAAAGCAGGCTTGTACGAGCCAATTCACGGCAGCGCTCCCGATATTGCTGGCAAAGGCGTGGCGAATCCACTGGCGACAATTTTGAGCGTGGCTTTGCTGTTGCGTTATTCCTTGGGCTTGGATGCCGAAGCTGAGGCAGTCGAAAAAGCGGTGTATGCAACGATCGATGCAGGTATTTTAACTGGCGATTTAGCGCCCGCTGGCCAAGGCCGCTCAACCAAAGAAGTTGGGGCAGCGGTGTTGGAACGCTTGGGCTAA